The Candidatus Gracilibacteria bacterium genome window below encodes:
- a CDS encoding LOG family protein encodes MKKLLSPEDILNHKNLEHILQDGRFRIAIFGSARIKPEDELYISISELTKNLALKGYDIVTGGGPGAMEASSLGHHLACERCDDSSAIGINIELPFEQKPNRYLDVTETVSTFSARLDTFVLLSDVFVITPGGIGTLLELFYTWQLMQVGHICHAPIILWGEAYKGLKDFMNTSVLKKGFVTTEEANMTIQVDTMDEVLALIDTAYKADEKLGENACVNITQYLTGARNLGLID; translated from the coding sequence ATGAAAAAGTTACTTTCTCCTGAAGATATTCTCAACCATAAAAACCTTGAACATATTTTGCAAGATGGGAGGTTTCGGATAGCTATTTTTTGATCTGCTAGGATTAAACCAGAAGATGAGCTCTACATATCTATATCAGAACTCACTAAAAATCTAGCATTAAAAGGATACGATATCGTGACAGGAGGTGGACCAGGGGCTATGGAAGCATCCTCACTCGGACATCATCTTGCATGTGAGCGATGTGATGATTCGAGCGCTATCGGTATCAATATCGAACTTCCTTTTGAGCAAAAACCAAATCGTTATCTCGATGTCACGGAAACTGTTTCAACTTTTTCGGCACGACTTGATACCTTTGTACTTCTTTCTGATGTTTTTGTGATAACGCCTGGGGGCATCGGAACACTATTAGAACTTTTCTACACATGGCAACTTATGCAAGTATGACATATCTGCCATGCTCCTATTATTCTCTGGTGAGAAGCATACAAATGACTCAAAGATTTTATGAATACTTCTGTTCTAAAAAAATGATTCGTAACTACAGAAGAAGCCAATATGACCATTCAGGTAGATACCATGGACGAAGTGCTCGCGCTGATAGACACAGCATATAAAGCTGATGAAAAACTCGGAGAGAATGCTTGTGTAAATATCACACAATATCTCACTGGAGCGAGAAATCTGGGGCTTATCGATTAA
- the gatA gene encoding Asp-tRNA(Asn)/Glu-tRNA(Gln) amidotransferase subunit GatA, with the protein MNLSSASIIEMLAGLRDGTLKKTDLWEHFVHVSDELDPTLQAYNFRTPAMPIAHEGSLSGLPIAIKDVYSEVGVPTTASSKMLANYVAPYESTATKRLKEAGIISLGKVNNDEFAMGTTGENSAIRITKNPWDITRVPGGSSSGSVVSVASGMAPASIATDTGGSVRQPASLSGVVGFKGTYGTISRYGVIPMASSLDTMGVLARNVRDAHLIWDTMQGHDPLDATSLDGRISVSSDIWSRTDLKGIKIGLPKEYFGDGVESGTREVIEQAKKTLTDLGAELIEVSLPTTDYALASYYIIVPSEVSTNLARFDGVRFGHVTSESFRDYADWISHTRSEGFGAEAKRRIMIGSFALSSGFYDAYYHRASLVREMVRQEFAEVFTKVDVLATPVSPQVAWKIGEKADDPLALYMADIFTVPGALAGIPGISVPAGYAAPSDDASLALPVGLQIMGPKLGEEKVFTVAQVFEQANKELIESRRPSVWG; encoded by the coding sequence ATGAACCTCTCTTCCGCCTCTATCATCGAAATGCTCGCTGGTCTCCGCGATGGCACGCTCAAAAAAACTGATCTTTGGGAACACTTTGTACATGTCTCTGATGAGCTTGATCCGACACTTCAGGCATACAATTTTCGTACGCCTGCCATGCCTATTGCACATGAATGATCACTTTCTGGTCTTCCAATAGCCATCAAAGATGTGTATAGTGAAGTCGGAGTACCGACCACGGCGTCGAGTAAGATGCTCGCAAACTATGTCGCACCCTACGAATCGACCGCGACAAAACGTCTCAAAGAAGCGGGCATTATCAGTCTCGGAAAAGTAAACAATGATGAATTTGCGATGGGAACCACAGGCGAAAATTCAGCTATCCGTATCACAAAAAATCCCTGGGATATCACTCGAGTTCCGGGGTGAAGCAGCTCTGGGTCAGTAGTATCTGTCGCCTCTGGGATGGCGCCTGCCTCTATCGCAACTGATACAGGAGGAAGCGTGCGACAACCTGCCTCTCTCTCATGAGTCGTCGGCTTCAAAGGAACCTACGGAACCATCTCTCGGTATGGTGTTATCCCGATGGCATCTTCACTCGATACTATGGGCGTCCTCGCACGCAATGTCCGTGATGCACACCTTATCTGGGATACGATGCAGGGCCACGACCCTCTCGATGCAACGAGCTTGGATGGAAGAATCTCAGTCTCCTCTGACATCTGGTCACGCACGGATTTAAAATGAATAAAAATCGGTCTTCCAAAAGAATATTTCTGAGATGGTGTCGAGAGTGGCACACGAGAGGTCATCGAACAAGCCAAGAAAACCCTCACTGACCTCGGAGCAGAACTTATCGAAGTCTCTCTTCCTACGACCGACTATGCGCTCGCATCCTACTATATCATCGTCCCTTCTGAAGTCTCTACCAATCTCGCACGATTTGATGGTGTACGATTTGGACATGTCACCAGTGAATCATTCCGAGATTATGCCGACTGGATTAGTCATACGCGTTCAGAAGGATTTGGTGCAGAAGCGAAACGACGAATTATGATTGGTTCCTTTGCGCTCTCCTCTGGTTTTTATGATGCGTACTACCATCGTGCCTCTCTCGTTCGCGAGATGGTACGCCAAGAATTCGCTGAAGTATTTACCAAAGTCGATGTCCTCGCTACCCCTGTCTCACCACAGGTAGCATGGAAAATAGGAGAAAAAGCTGATGATCCTCTCGCTCTCTATATGGCAGATATTTTCACCGTCCCAGGAGCCCTCGCAGGTATCCCAGGCATCTCTGTGCCTGCTGGCTACGCTGCACCTAGTGACGACGCCTCGCTCGCCCTCCCTGTCGGTCTCCAGATTATGGGACCAAAGCTCGGAGAAGAAAAAGTCTTCACAGTCGCTCAAGTATTTGAACAAGCGAATAAAGAACTTATCGAGAGTAGGAGACCAAGTGTTTGGGGGTAA
- a CDS encoding YifB family Mg chelatase-like AAA ATPase gives MIAKIYSVVVSGLDGQLVEVEVDIHNGMPAFIIVGLPDAAIQESRERVRSAIKNSDLPFPRTKITVNLAPADIRKTGPSFDLPIALGIVAEECKIPQELLNETLVVGELALDGAVRSVAAILPTVIFAREHGYKRVIVPEENAIEAALIPDVEIIPAKNINDLVKALAGEIPMPIQPASSIADIVSHTPEENIDFSQIIGQLFAKRALLIAAAGGHNIIMEGPPGSGKTMLSKALRGILPPMGYEEIVEVSKIYSVAGKLSREHPLITQRPFRCIHHTASAISIIGGGRDSRPGEISLAHKGVLFLDELLEFPQVVLETLRQPLEDGVISINRVQSSCVYPARFMLVGAMNPCPCGFMGDTMKKCTCPPFAIERYRARLSGPLLDRMDIFIHVPRVNVDDIAQKTVIGQTSAELRTQVIAAREMQLKRLAATGKTSNAEMGNKEIEQYCQLDTVASEILQKAVQRLDLSTRAYYRTLKLARTIADLEGAEDINPTHITEALGYRERSK, from the coding sequence ATGATAGCAAAAATCTATTCCGTCGTTGTCTCAGGTCTCGACTGACAGCTCGTCGAGGTTGAGGTAGATATCCACAATGGTATGCCAGCATTTATCATCGTAGGTCTACCCGATGCTGCTATCCAGGAAAGTCGTGAACGTGTCCGTTCTGCTATCAAAAATTCTGATCTCCCATTTCCCAGAACAAAAATCACTGTCAATCTCGCACCGGCTGATATCCGAAAAACTGGTCCAAGTTTTGATCTCCCCATAGCGCTCGGTATCGTCGCTGAAGAATGCAAAATTCCTCAAGAACTCTTGAATGAAACTTTGGTAGTGGGAGAATTGGCCCTTGATGGAGCGGTGCGTTCGGTCGCTGCGATTCTTCCGACGGTGATTTTTGCACGAGAACATGGCTATAAACGTGTGATAGTTCCAGAAGAAAATGCCATCGAAGCGGCACTGATACCTGATGTCGAGATTATTCCTGCAAAAAATATCAATGACCTCGTCAAAGCCCTCGCTGGTGAGATACCGATGCCTATTCAGCCGGCTTCTTCTATCGCTGACATCGTCAGTCATACGCCAGAGGAAAATATCGATTTTTCACAAATTATTGGACAACTTTTTGCCAAGAGGGCACTCCTGATCGCAGCGGCAGGTGGGCATAATATCATCATGGAATGACCACCATGATCAGGGAAGACGATGCTCTCAAAGGCACTTCGAGGAATTCTCCCACCGATGGGCTATGAGGAGATAGTCGAGGTGAGCAAGATATATTCCGTCGCTGGAAAACTCTCACGAGAACATCCACTTATCACACAACGACCATTTCGATGTATCCATCATACTGCATCAGCGATTTCTATTATTGGTGGAGGACGAGATTCGAGACCTGGAGAGATCTCTCTGGCGCACAAATGAGTCCTCTTTCTCGATGAGCTGCTTGAGTTTCCTCAGGTGGTACTCGAGACACTTCGACAACCCCTAGAAGATGGTGTTATCTCGATAAACCGTGTACAGAGTAGCTGTGTGTATCCAGCGAGATTTATGCTGGTTGGTGCGATGAATCCGTGCCCATGTGGTTTTATGGGCGACACAATGAAAAAATGTACGTGTCCACCTTTTGCTATCGAGCGATACCGTGCACGACTCTCATGACCACTTCTCGATCGTATGGATATCTTTATTCACGTGCCACGTGTCAATGTTGATGATATCGCACAAAAGACCGTCATTGGACAGACTTCCGCTGAACTTCGAACTCAAGTAATCGCTGCAAGAGAGATGCAATTGAAAAGACTGGCTGCAACGGGCAAAACTTCCAATGCTGAGATGGGCAATAAAGAAATCGAGCAATATTGTCAGCTCGACACGGTCGCTTCAGAAATCCTTCAAAAAGCAGTTCAGAGACTCGATCTCTCGACCCGAGCATATTACCGAACTCTCAAATTAGCACGAACTATTGCCGATCTAGAAGGAGCTGAGGATATCAACCCCACTCATATTACTGAGGCACTTGGATATCGGGAGAGGAGTAAGTAG
- the rplJ gene encoding 50S ribosomal protein L10, which translates to MTVSKAKKSETLAELKADLTRATSFSLVQSNRITVAEVSVLRRGLLPVEGKMIVAKKTLIQLAIKEVKGVDIPEEMLPGQVAIIMAFADPIAVLGTVNTHAKSFEGADKLVFTGSYLENVLQDAQTTQKLASLPPRDVLLAKFMGSLLSPVSSLARFFDGAKQKLQEASKTTLSEIVVASA; encoded by the coding sequence ATGACTGTGTCAAAGGCAAAAAAGTCTGAAACTCTTGCGGAGCTCAAAGCTGATCTCACTCGTGCTACATCGTTTTCTCTGGTTCAGAGCAATCGTATCACGGTAGCCGAGGTTAGCGTCCTCCGTCGTGGACTCCTTCCAGTAGAGGGCAAAATGATTGTCGCTAAAAAGACGCTCATCCAGCTCGCTATCAAAGAAGTAAAGGGTGTCGATATCCCTGAGGAGATGCTTCCAGGTCAGGTGGCCATTATTATGGCATTTGCTGACCCGATTGCTGTCCTCGGAACTGTCAATACTCACGCGAAGTCATTTGAAGGTGCTGATAAGCTCGTTTTTACGGGTTCATACCTTGAGAATGTTCTCCAAGATGCTCAGACGACACAAAAGCTGGCCTCTCTCCCACCTCGGGATGTATTGCTCGCAAAATTCATGGGTTCTCTCTTGTCACCCGTGAGCTCTCTCGCTCGATTTTTTGACGGCGCGAAGCAAAAACTTCAAGAGGCAAGCAAAACAACTCTTTCAGAGATTGTTGTTGCCAGTGCATAG
- a CDS encoding VTT domain-containing protein, producing the protein MRKILIKYIQNIGVSILVLLLCIYGIKYYGEENLQNLVQSSGAIAPIVFILLKISTIVFAPLSGTPLFIVAGSLFGVGPAIVLLVIGDAIGYSIAFFLSRHFGRKYVEDHIAKNESGLLHKIVKNISSVKGFIVTCFLFIYVTDLLAYGAGLSRLPYKYFFPIFVTGDLIAIVIVVLTSNHIGVSYELVLYVSLVALLISVISWGIQQLSRRTR; encoded by the coding sequence ATGAGAAAAATACTCATAAAATACATACAGAATATCGGGGTAAGTATTTTAGTATTGCTCTTGTGTATCTATGGCATCAAATATTATTGAGAGGAAAATCTCCAAAATCTGGTGCAATCATCGGGAGCTATAGCACCAATAGTATTTATTCTTCTCAAGATAAGTACTATCGTGTTTGCTCCTCTTTCAGGAACACCCCTCTTCATTGTAGCATGATCTCTCTTTGGAGTTGGGCCAGCGATAGTACTTCTTGTTATCGGGGATGCTATAGGGTATTCTATCGCTTTTTTTCTGAGTCGACATTTTGGAAGAAAATATGTAGAGGATCATATAGCAAAAAATGAATCTGGCTTACTCCACAAAATCGTGAAAAATATCTCGAGTGTTAAAGGGTTTATTGTTACTTGTTTTCTGTTTATCTATGTGACTGATCTACTCGCATATGGAGCATGACTCAGTCGTCTTCCTTATAAATATTTCTTTCCTATTTTTGTCACTGGTGATTTAATCGCAATTGTTATTGTTGTCCTCACAAGCAACCATATTGGAGTAAGCTATGAACTGGTGCTGTATGTATCTCTCGTGGCACTTCTCATATCAGTAATCTCCTGGTGAATACAGCAATTATCACGTCGCACCAGATAA
- the rplL gene encoding 50S ribosomal protein L7/L12, whose protein sequence is MTDHAQKVLDLVEKLTIVELAELVEAMEEKFGVSAAAPVAAAGGAAAPAEDEGGTVSVVLKDCGANKIGVIKLVREITGLGLGEAKTLSEAGGNIKENIEKKEADELVAKFKEVGATVEVK, encoded by the coding sequence ATGACAGATCATGCACAAAAAGTTCTCGACCTCGTCGAGAAACTCACAATCGTCGAACTCGCTGAGCTCGTCGAAGCTATGGAAGAGAAGTTTGGTGTCTCAGCTGCTGCTCCAGTAGCTGCTGCAGGTGGAGCCGCTGCTCCAGCTGAGGATGAAGGTGGTACTGTAAGTGTGGTTCTCAAAGACTGTGGTGCCAATAAAATCGGCGTTATCAAGCTCGTACGAGAAATCACGGGTCTCGGTCTCGGTGAAGCAAAAACTCTCTCTGAAGCTGGGGGGAATATCAAAGAAAATATTGAGAAGAAAGAAGCCGATGAGCTCGTGGCAAAATTTAAGGAAGTTGGTGCCACTGTTGAGGTGAAGTAA
- a CDS encoding type B 50S ribosomal protein L31: MKKDIHPGSQKVCFKEFSTGFTLIAESTLHPKETIEVDGATYPLVYIEISSASHPFYTGEKRIVRTGAVDRFNARIAKGKK; encoded by the coding sequence ATGAAAAAAGATATTCATCCAGGTTCTCAAAAGGTTTGCTTTAAAGAATTCTCTACAGGATTTACTCTTATTGCAGAGTCTACACTCCACCCAAAAGAAACTATCGAAGTCGATGGGGCGACCTACCCTCTCGTCTATATCGAGATCTCTTCCGCTTCTCATCCATTTTATACGGGTGAAAAGAGAATCGTACGTACTGGTGCAGTAGATCGATTCAATGCACGTATAGCAAAAGGAAAAAAATAA
- a CDS encoding DUF1622 domain-containing protein yields MTNEILIAELLKTCGLMVGSLGVLIILVGVLKSLKIYLSLEFFKNTHHLDIDTVRYKLGTYLLLGLEFLVAADILETVFTPTLERIAILGGIVIIRTVLNFFLNKELERIGKKEVL; encoded by the coding sequence ATGACTAATGAAATCCTTATAGCTGAACTTCTCAAAACGTGCGGACTTATGGTCTGAAGTCTCGGGGTGCTCATCATACTTGTAGGGGTTTTAAAGTCTCTCAAAATCTATCTCTCATTGGAGTTTTTTAAAAATACCCATCATCTCGATATCGATACTGTCCGCTATAAACTCGGTACCTACCTCCTCCTCGGGCTTGAATTTCTCGTAGCAGCTGATATACTGGAAACGGTTTTTACTCCAACACTTGAGAGAATAGCCATTCTTGGCGGCATCGTCATCATTCGTACAGTATTGAATTTCTTTCTCAACAAAGAGCTCGAAAGAATCGGGAAAAAAGAAGTACTGTAA
- the ruvA gene encoding Holliday junction branch migration protein RuvA, with the protein MIALLIGTLEYIEKNDIIVLVNNIGYTVSVSGKVIGLKNIGKEIRLWIYHHQTEAGSRLIGFIDHEEKELFTKLLSVNGLGPKGALSLLDLGQNEVMQAIASGESKRLTQAVGVGPKLASKIIVELRGTLDTETLQNISAPQRKRTPENTYSPEDQSIIQSLISMGYDRKNVEFSISEIPPHLTGIGDRTIWCIRNLHHK; encoded by the coding sequence ATGATAGCTCTCCTCATCGGTACTCTCGAATATATCGAGAAAAATGACATCATCGTCCTCGTAAATAATATCGGCTACACCGTCAGTGTATCAGGTAAAGTCATCGGACTAAAAAATATCTGAAAGGAGATCCGCCTCTGGATCTACCATCATCAGACAGAAGCGGGTTCTCGGCTGATAGGATTTATCGATCACGAAGAAAAAGAACTCTTTACCAAGCTCCTCAGTGTCAATGGTCTCGGACCAAAATGAGCGCTCTCTCTTCTCGATCTCGGACAAAATGAAGTCATGCAAGCGATAGCAAGCGGAGAATCCAAGCGCCTCACTCAAGCCGTCGGTGTCGGACCAAAACTCGCGAGCAAAATCATCGTCGAACTCCGTGGCACCCTCGATACCGAGACACTTCAAAACATCTCTGCTCCTCAAAGAAAAAGGACACCAGAAAACACCTATTCGCCAGAAGACCAGTCTATTATACAATCCCTTATCAGTATGGGGTATGACCGAAAAAATGTCGAATTTAGCATCAGCGAAATCCCTCCACACCTCACAGGTATCGGCGACCGAACTATTTGGTGTATCAGAAATCTGCATCATAAATAA
- a CDS encoding galactosyltransferase-related protein, giving the protein MKLQPGISAICACKNRTKNLSVAIGSWLKHAEIDEIIIVDWDSDESLDSVGKRDPRIKIISVKDEPHWELTRAYNLAARFVSKSKILKLDCDYILGDNFFEHHPLEDNTIFYAGDRQKARDANEAHIAGLLYLHTENFGAIRGYNEIMKGWGYDDDDIYMRLCVSGLTRRHICNDDIYHIRHNGIKNQLQGFLRVLSNQKNIFISETYDWTKRGTLSEYTVCKDDTGGHLSLYFPKYGKKCLKKIRNKISQKFFIQLGEGNFWKKMLTTKNKMQKIKKIISGAIDA; this is encoded by the coding sequence ATGAAATTACAACCTTGAATATCAGCTATTTGCGCATGTAAAAATAGGACAAAAAACCTCTCGGTTGCGATAGGAAGCTGGTTAAAACATGCAGAAATAGATGAAATTATCATCGTAGACTGGGATTCTGACGAAAGTCTCGATAGTGTCGGGAAAAGAGATCCAAGAATAAAAATTATCTCCGTCAAAGATGAACCACATTGGGAGCTAACAAGAGCATATAATCTTGCAGCTCGTTTTGTGTCAAAATCGAAGATACTAAAACTGGATTGTGATTATATCCTGTGAGATAATTTCTTCGAGCATCACCCTTTAGAAGATAATACCATATTTTATGCATGAGATCGACAAAAAGCGAGAGATGCAAACGAAGCCCATATAGCATGATTGCTGTACCTTCATACAGAAAATTTCTGAGCAATACGCTGATATAATGAGATTATGAAAGGTTGGTGATATGACGATGATGACATCTATATGCGCCTTTGTGTCTCATGACTCACAAGAAGACATATATGCAATGATGACATCTATCATATTAGACATAATTGAATAAAAAATCAATTACAGGGTTTTTTGAGAGTTCTCAGTAATCAGAAAAATATATTTATTTCTGAGACATACGATTGGACCAAAAGATGAACTCTCTCAGAATATACTGTGTGCAAGGATGATACATGAGGTCACCTCTCTCTGTATTTCCCAAAATATGGGAAAAAATGCTTAAAAAAAATACGAAATAAAATATCTCAAAAATTTTTTATACAATTATGAGAAGGTAATTTTTGGAAGAAAATGCTTACTACAAAAAATAAAATGCAAAAGATCAAAAAAATAATCTCTTGAGCAATAGATGCATAA
- a CDS encoding UDP-N-acetylglucosamine--N-acetylmuramyl-(pentapeptide) pyrophosphoryl-undecaprenol N-acetylglucosamine transferase, whose amino-acid sequence MIFSTMTPNKTLIVVGGGTGGHVFPLLNLIHYLQKNIPSEKSIFSEQAFRWIGEKDSIESRLAETNNIPFSPIICGKLRRYFSWKTILVPFQIMIGILQSLIIIVDEKPRAIFSKGGYVSLPVAVAGWMLRVPVYLHESDSVPGLANRLVARFARGIFCTFREAETFFEGKKICGYGPLLSEDIGIITQQPAPLSPRTQLLVNCGSQGSSTIFDILLKMLEKDNSPSRDFDIHLVLGTKNPQYREKFASFPNVTIYDFFYDQKEYFQLVYTCDIVLTRSGSSVFEFEALGLHMILVPHPHTGNNHQYYNAKIFEKKGHECILQENLEKELSGVLSQYTSYHKPALIPPVDQTIYTTIERYLSENR is encoded by the coding sequence ATGATTTTTTCCACCATGACACCCAATAAAACACTGATTGTTGTCGGAGGCGGAACAGGAGGACATGTTTTTCCACTTCTGAACCTGATACACTATCTCCAAAAAAATATTCCTTCTGAAAAATCAATTTTCTCTGAACAGGCGTTCCGATGGATTGGAGAAAAAGACAGCATCGAATCACGTCTTGCAGAAACAAACAATATCCCATTTTCTCCTATAATTTGTGGGAAACTTCGACGATATTTTTCATGGAAGACCATCCTGGTGCCTTTTCAGATAATGATTTGAATACTCCAATCACTTATCATCATCGTCGATGAAAAACCTCGAGCTATTTTTTCAAAAGGATGATATGTCTCACTTCCTGTCGCTGTCGCTGGATGGATGCTCCGAGTACCAGTCTATCTCCATGAATCCGACTCAGTACCAGGATTGGCAAACCGACTCGTGGCTCGATTTGCTCGTGGTATTTTTTGTACTTTTCGTGAAGCAGAGACCTTTTTCGAAGGCAAAAAAATCTGCGGATATGGACCGCTTTTATCAGAAGATATCGGAATAATAACCCAACAACCAGCTCCTCTATCTCCACGAACCCAACTCCTAGTGAATTGTGGTTCACAGGGATCGAGCACTATTTTTGATATACTTCTGAAGATGCTTGAGAAAGACAATTCGCCTTCTAGAGATTTTGATATTCATCTCGTTTTGGGAACTAAAAATCCACAGTATCGAGAAAAATTCGCTTCATTTCCAAATGTCACCATCTATGATTTTTTCTACGACCAGAAAGAATACTTTCAACTGGTTTATACCTGTGACATCGTGTTGACTCGGAGCGGATCGAGCGTCTTTGAATTTGAAGCACTTGGGCTCCATATGATCCTCGTCCCCCATCCGCATACTGGCAATAATCATCAATATTACAATGCAAAGATATTTGAAAAAAAATGACATGAATGTATCCTCCAAGAAAACCTAGAAAAAGAACTTTCTGGAGTACTCAGTCAGTATACATCATATCATAAACCTGCTTTGATTCCTCCGGTAGATCAGACTATTTACACGACGATTGAGCGGTATCTTTCTGAAAATAGGTAA
- a CDS encoding Bax inhibitor-1/YccA family protein produces the protein MQYTPTHTLSVEAEDTANQFMRKVYGWMAFALAISGGMAYYVATDPTLFNFIFSRGLFTALIIVELGLVIALSWLINKINAFTATLFFVLYSLVTGLTLSVVFLAYQFNSIVSIFTSTAMIFAAMSIYGYITRRNLTGIGTLAMFGLIGIIIASLINMFVGNGMVDTIIAGIGVIVFIVLTAYDTQKIKMMSLGHTAGTDNRKKAAISGALMLYLDFINLFLSLLRLFGNRR, from the coding sequence ATGCAATATACTCCTACTCATACGCTGTCCGTCGAAGCAGAAGACACAGCAAACCAATTTATGCGAAAGGTCTACGGATGGATGGCGTTTGCTCTCGCCATATCAGGCGGTATGGCATATTATGTCGCGACCGATCCAACACTTTTTAACTTTATTTTCTCACGAGGACTCTTCACTGCACTGATAATCGTCGAGCTCGGCCTGGTCATCGCGCTTTCATGGCTTATCAATAAGATCAATGCGTTTACAGCGACACTCTTTTTCGTGCTCTATTCACTCGTGACTGGTCTGACACTTTCCGTGGTGTTTCTTGCTTATCAATTTAATTCTATCGTCTCTATCTTTACCTCGACGGCTATGATATTTGCGGCGATGAGTATCTACGGCTACATCACTCGTCGCAATCTGACAGGCATCGGAACACTCGCAATGTTTGGGCTTATCGGTATCATCATAGCATCCCTTATCAATATGTTTGTCGGGAATGGTATGGTCGATACGATTATCGCTGGTATCGGCGTTATCGTCTTTATCGTCCTGACGGCGTATGATACACAAAAGATCAAGATGATGAGTCTCGGGCATACTGCCTGAACGGATAATAGAAAAAAAGCCGCTATCAGTGGTGCATTGATGCTCTATCTCGACTTTATTAATCTCTTCCTCAGTTTGCTGAGGTTATTTGGGAATAGGAGATAA
- the pyrH gene encoding UMP kinase, whose product MRLLLKLSGQALGNGGQGFDHDHIKKLVHEIHQLTEFHEIALVIGGGNICRGGEFHKHGVSENTAHAVGMLSTVINGLLIQDALSQDGQKTYLYTARDISTVGEAFYSRKAEQNLSEKKVVIISGGTGNPYFSTDTAGVLRSIEMNCDMMIKCTNVDGIYSADPKKDTTAEKYNTVTYDEVLSKNLRFIDQTAIALAREHHLPIGVCHIDNISKLAGLTKDGAFFGSKVV is encoded by the coding sequence ATGCGTCTCCTACTCAAACTCTCTGGTCAAGCTCTCGGCAATGGTGGTCAATGATTTGACCATGATCATATCAAAAAGCTCGTTCACGAGATACACCAACTCACAGAATTTCACGAGATAGCCCTCGTCATCGGAGGAGGAAATATCTGCCGTGGGGGTGAATTTCATAAACATGGCGTATCAGAGAATACGGCTCATGCGGTCGGAATGCTCTCCACAGTTATCAATGGGCTCTTGATACAAGATGCCCTCTCTCAGGACGGGCAAAAGACCTATCTCTATACAGCCCGAGATATTTCGACAGTTGGTGAAGCATTTTACTCGAGAAAAGCTGAACAAAATCTCTCAGAAAAGAAAGTGGTTATTATCTCAGGAGGAACAGGCAATCCATATTTCTCAACGGATACTGCATGAGTATTGCGATCAATTGAAATGAATTGTGATATGATGATAAAATGTACGAATGTGGACGGTATCTATTCTGCGGATCCAAAAAAAGATACCACAGCCGAAAAATATAATACCGTCACTTATGATGAGGTTCTCTCAAAAAATCTCCGTTTTATCGATCAAACAGCCATTGCTCTCGCCCGGGAACACCATCTCCCGATAGGAGTGTGCCATATTGATAATATTTCCAAGCTTGCAGGCCTCACAAAAGATGGAGCATTTTTTGGGTCTAAGGTGGTGTAA